The following coding sequences lie in one Vibrio sp. BS-M-Sm-2 genomic window:
- a CDS encoding DUF2971 domain-containing protein — protein sequence MLPKLYKFRSLHDRNIQSIAECSLWFDYAKTFNNPFESNHIFKNELQNNFKVMCFSQSSDHPILWSQYGDNFKGMCIEYDLNCYSGEANLNCFEVQYEDELNMSHLESLSGLQALGLGSEIFKLKHSNWRYEKEYRWVLPDEEITGNKLYLNRECLSSVILSEHAPADRKLKVLMTCQRFGIPVKHAIAKQESFTFEVVC from the coding sequence ATGTTGCCTAAACTTTATAAGTTCAGATCTCTCCATGATAGAAACATACAGTCGATTGCCGAGTGTTCGTTGTGGTTCGACTACGCTAAAACTTTCAATAATCCTTTTGAATCTAACCATATATTCAAGAATGAACTTCAGAACAATTTCAAGGTTATGTGTTTTTCTCAATCTAGCGACCACCCAATACTATGGTCTCAATATGGCGACAACTTTAAAGGCATGTGTATCGAGTATGATCTCAACTGCTATAGCGGCGAGGCCAACCTCAACTGTTTTGAGGTTCAATATGAAGATGAGTTAAACATGTCCCACTTAGAATCATTGAGTGGATTGCAGGCATTAGGGTTAGGTTCCGAAATATTCAAGCTCAAGCATTCTAATTGGCGTTATGAAAAGGAATATCGCTGGGTGTTACCTGATGAGGAGATAACGGGTAATAAGCTCTACCTTAATAGAGAGTGCCTAAGTTCGGTGATCCTCTCTGAGCACGCTCCGGCCGACAGAAAACTGAAAGTTCTGATGACTTGCCAGCGCTTTGGTATACCCGTTAAGCACGCAATAGCCAAACAAGAGTCGTTTACATTCGAAGTCGTCTGTTAA